Proteins co-encoded in one Pantoea phytobeneficialis genomic window:
- a CDS encoding nuclear transport factor 2 family protein, which produces MNKQSQLVIHALQEIVSNPRHDEKMIASYFAASYQQQVDGKCLDYPGFVSHMALLKTLTRQMEVVLLSVVAERDTVFTHHRVKVEKCDNTKSEIEVMARFTLESDRIIRCDELTRLVSGNKQDHDLGSRS; this is translated from the coding sequence ATGAATAAGCAAAGTCAGCTCGTCATTCATGCTTTGCAGGAGATTGTGAGCAATCCACGCCATGATGAGAAAATGATCGCCTCGTATTTCGCCGCAAGCTATCAACAGCAGGTTGACGGAAAATGCCTGGATTATCCGGGCTTTGTCAGCCATATGGCATTGCTTAAAACGCTGACCAGGCAAATGGAGGTGGTGCTGTTAAGCGTTGTTGCTGAAAGAGATACGGTGTTCACTCACCACCGCGTGAAGGTGGAAAAATGCGACAACACAAAAAGTGAAATAGAGGTGATGGCACGATTTACCCTGGAATCAGATCGGATTATTCGTTGTGACGAGTTAACCCGGCTGGTCAGCGGAAATAAGCAGGACCATGATCTGGGGAGCAGAAGTTAA
- a CDS encoding HNH endonuclease signature motif containing protein: MRFIENTDQFRYENAELQPFPENLDDDKKTNGFAPAVRDHFLSLLPQVTINEEVDVILCPWCLEFTGHHATQVDHIIPKQIFLRYQLYKNRNRLHSNTNIKLELEKYLHDTDNLIICCNKCNNEKGDDFPKKSTMDDAIEFHRPALSDLSHLERKTQLAWEIMSVYMPQGDKKLFSYLAKWNEMTLSEGILTNNLLNEGEKQIRAWRAPGSGMPFKAHQVFEELVNHQLRADLNNWTGRLCFYCLGVYQDMAFQIDHIDSRLKGRNCLINNTDYNLLAVCRGCNGAKSDNIITERFLVSRIEERIERGWPGIESAGWHPTLSKEQTILRAHDIQKKLLNLHLYKRPTEGEINKFIKESEVAIRARKNKSKTMEIEE, translated from the coding sequence ATGCGATTCATAGAAAACACAGACCAATTTAGATATGAGAATGCTGAATTACAGCCTTTTCCCGAAAATTTGGATGATGATAAGAAAACGAATGGCTTTGCCCCTGCCGTAAGGGACCATTTTTTAAGTTTATTACCTCAGGTAACCATTAATGAAGAGGTTGATGTTATTCTGTGCCCCTGGTGCCTTGAATTCACCGGTCATCATGCAACTCAAGTCGATCACATTATCCCAAAGCAAATCTTCCTTCGATATCAGCTTTATAAAAACAGAAACAGGCTGCATAGCAACACCAATATTAAATTAGAACTCGAAAAATATCTTCATGACACTGACAACCTGATAATTTGTTGCAATAAATGCAATAATGAGAAAGGTGATGATTTCCCGAAAAAATCCACAATGGATGATGCAATAGAATTTCATCGTCCGGCACTGTCAGACCTGTCTCATCTTGAACGGAAAACCCAACTGGCCTGGGAGATCATGTCAGTATATATGCCACAGGGAGACAAAAAACTCTTCAGCTATCTCGCGAAATGGAACGAGATGACGCTTTCTGAAGGGATTTTGACAAATAATTTATTGAATGAAGGTGAGAAGCAAATCCGTGCCTGGCGCGCGCCGGGATCAGGTATGCCATTCAAGGCACATCAGGTCTTCGAAGAGTTGGTAAACCATCAACTCCGAGCCGACTTAAATAACTGGACAGGCCGACTCTGCTTTTATTGCCTCGGTGTTTATCAGGATATGGCTTTTCAGATAGACCATATCGATTCCCGTTTGAAAGGACGTAACTGTCTAATAAATAATACAGATTACAACTTACTTGCAGTCTGCCGCGGATGTAATGGTGCAAAATCGGATAATATCATCACGGAAAGATTTTTAGTTTCACGTATTGAAGAACGAATTGAGAGAGGATGGCCTGGAATTGAAAGCGCAGGTTGGCACCCGACGTTAAGCAAGGAACAAACGATTCTCAGGGCGCATGATATACAGAAAAAATTACTCAACCTCCATCTCTACAAGCGACCAACAGAAGGTGAAATCAATAAATTCATCAAAGAATCTGAAGTCGCGATAAGAGCAAGAAAAAACAAAAGTAAGACGATGGAAATAGAAGAGTAA